A window from Nitrospira sp. ND1 encodes these proteins:
- a CDS encoding TerB family tellurite resistance protein, with protein sequence MELKIPTPEQAYWGLRAMKTVALADGTLDDSERQVMEAVQRVFGTHHQTEELEPITPEELAAALPDPQIRRQLVNGLVVMSLIDREVSPREAELVERFAAALQVTAPEVTNLRHVVKRELFHLRLDLARRFWLREKVAEIWKQEGLRGLAKFAAGMIGKYEDATVAARYQALEQYPAGSLGRSYWEYCRKNGFAFPGEKGGAPESILFHDCAHILSGYGTAPEEEVQVACFSAGFQRRDPFLFVFFVLLQFHVGIRMTPITAARTGFFDPERALIAMRRGAAMNVDLNHGWDYWPVMGEQVEELRRRYNILPIEAFRTRAESESEQVR encoded by the coding sequence ATGGAATTGAAAATACCGACCCCGGAACAGGCCTATTGGGGACTGCGCGCGATGAAAACCGTGGCCCTGGCCGACGGCACGCTCGACGATTCCGAACGGCAGGTGATGGAAGCGGTCCAGCGGGTGTTCGGCACGCATCATCAGACGGAAGAACTGGAACCGATTACTCCGGAAGAGTTGGCCGCGGCGCTTCCCGATCCGCAAATCAGACGTCAGTTGGTCAACGGGCTGGTCGTGATGTCGCTGATCGATCGTGAGGTCAGTCCTCGGGAGGCCGAACTGGTCGAACGATTTGCTGCGGCCCTCCAGGTCACGGCGCCCGAGGTCACGAATCTTCGTCATGTCGTCAAGCGAGAGTTGTTTCATTTGCGTCTCGACCTAGCCCGGCGCTTCTGGCTCAGGGAAAAGGTGGCCGAGATTTGGAAGCAGGAAGGACTGCGGGGGCTCGCAAAATTCGCTGCCGGCATGATCGGCAAGTATGAAGATGCGACCGTCGCAGCTCGTTACCAGGCCTTGGAGCAGTATCCGGCCGGGTCGTTGGGGAGGAGTTACTGGGAATATTGCCGGAAGAACGGCTTCGCGTTCCCGGGAGAGAAAGGGGGCGCGCCCGAATCCATTCTGTTTCACGATTGTGCCCACATCTTGTCCGGCTACGGCACGGCGCCCGAGGAGGAAGTTCAAGTGGCCTGCTTCAGTGCAGGCTTTCAACGGCGTGATCCGTTCCTCTTCGTGTTTTTTGTGTTGCTCCAGTTTCACGTCGGTATCCGTATGACGCCGATTACTGCGGCCAGAACCGGGTTCTTCGATCCGGAGAGGGCCTTGATCGCCATGCGTCGCGGCGCGGCGATGAATGTGGATCTCAACCATGGCTGGGACTATTGGCCGGTGATGGGTGAACAGGTTGAGGAGCTACGGCGTCGATACAACATTCTGCCTATCGAGGCGTTCCGCACGAGGGCTGAGAGTGAATCGGAGCAGGTACGCTGA